TCAGCGAGCGCCCGGCCCCGCACGGCCCTCCGCACGAAACCCCTACGCCGCGGCGGCGGGGACCAGGACCCAGAGGACCTCGACTTCCTCGTCGGTCGGGTTCAGCCAGGTGTGCGGTTCGCGGCCGGGGAAGCTCAGGGTGTCGCCGGCGGAGAGTTCGTAGCGTTCGTTGGAGAGGATCAGCACGATCCGGCCCCTGACCACGTGCAGCACGTCCACATCGCAGTCCACGGAGTACAGCTCCGTTTCGCCCTTGCCCCCGGGCTCGATGACTCCCCTCAGCAACTGGACCCGCCGTTCGGAACGCGCCGTGAGCAGGGTCTCCACGATCCCATCACCGCCGAAGGAGATCTTGGGCGCTTCGTCCGCGCGGGTCAGGGCCACATCGGTCGCCGCGAACAAGTCACCGATGTCCACCGAGAGGACCTGGCAGAGCGTCACCAGGGATGCCACGGACGGGGAGGTGAGATCGCGTTCCACTCGGGACAGGAAGCCCTTGGTCAGGCCGGTCACGTCGGCCACCTGCTCGATCGTCATGCGCTGAGCCTTGCGGGCCGCGCGGATCCGCGACCCGATGTTGATCGGCGCGTTGCTCGGCTCGATGGGGAGGGCTTTCATGATGGCCTTTCATTCACGGGCGCCGCTCGAGGTGGGGGGATCCACGAGTTGGGCACGGAAGTGTTCCCGGTCACGTTGGGCTGCTTCTGGAAGCGAGTTTAGTACCAGGGATCAAGTTATGCCTGCACCTCAACTCGGTTCCGCTCGCGCCCGAGTCCCCCCGACTCAACACCGCGTCACAGGGCAGTCGGCGAGCCGCCGATCCCTGCCGCACTCCGCCGTCGTCGGCTACAGTGTAGTCAGCTTCACGAGAGGTGGCGCCAAGCTCCGACTGGCCACCCGCCAACCCCATGTTCACGGGTGGCTCGGATGCAGAAGCGGCCCCGTTCTCCTGGCGGGGCAAGAGCACACGCAAGGATTCTCATGTCCGTCACCGTCCTGCCTGCCGTCGATCTCCAGAGCGGCCACGTCACCCTGTTTCTCCACGGCGCCAGCCACCACTACTTCTGCGCGCAGCCGCACCAGCTGATCGACGCGCTGAACCGGGCGGTCCGTCCCCCGGCTTGGGAGCACGACGGCGTGCTGACGGTCCGCATCGCGACCACCGGACGGCGGGACGGACGGGAGCTCCGCTTCAGCCTGCAGCCCCTGTCCGGATTGCGGTCCACCGAAACCGGAAGCGTCGGTGAACCGTCCGAAAATCCGCGGAATTTCGCGCTACAGTGAGGGCTGCGCAATGGGGCGCCACCTCCGACCACACCTCAGGAGCAGGATCCCATGAACACCCCTCAGGCCTCGCCCGCCGATATCCGGCGCTGGCAGCAGTACCTCGCGGACGAACGCGCCGAAGCCTCCGTGTACCGCGATCTGGCCGCCCGTCGGGAAGGTGAGGAGAAGGCCATCCTCCTGGCCCTCGCCGAAGCAGAAGGCCGGCATGAAGCCCACTGGCTGGCCCTGCTGGGCGATCAGGCGGACAAGCCCCGTCATGCCTCCCTCAACAGCCGATTCCTGGGCTTCCTGGCCCGGAACTTCGGCTCCGTGTTCGTCCTGGCGCTGGCACAGCGGGCCGAGGGCCGTTCCCCGTACGCGACCGATCCCCACGCCACCCCCGCCATGGCCGCCGATGAGCAGATCCATGAAGAGGTGGTGCGCGGCCTCGCGACCCGCGGTCGTGCCCGCCTCTCGGGAACGTTCCGCGCCGCAGTGTTCGGTGCGAACGACGGCCTGGTCAGCAACCTCTCCCTCGTCATGGGCATGGCCGCGACCGGCGTCGACAGCCAGGTGGTCCTGTTCAGCGGCGTCGCCGGATTGCTGGCAGGCGCCCTCTCGATGGGCGCGGGCGAATACGTCTCGGTCCGTTCGCAGCGGGAACTCCTGGAGGCCAGCCGGCCCACGCAGATCACGCTCGACGCCGCTCCTCGCCTTGATCTGGAACACAACGAGCTCGTCCTGGTCTACCTGGCGCGCGGCATGAGCCGGGAGGCCGCCGAGCACCGCGCCGCGGAACGGATGGGACGCTTCAGCTGCGATTGCGACCCGAGTCTGTCCCTCCAGCCCGAGGCCCCGGAGACCACGAACGAGCATGAGGAGATCGGCACGGCCTGGGGAGCCGCGTCGTCCAGCTTCTGCTTCTTCGCCTCCGGCGCGCTCATCCCGATCCTGCCGTTCCTCTTCGGCATGAGCGGCTTCGGCGCTCTGGCGCTGGCCGTGGTCCTGGTGGGCCTGGTGCTGCTCGGCACCGGCGCGGTCGTGGGGCTCCTCTCCGGCACCTCTCCGCTCAGCCGCGCGCTGCGCCAGCTGCTGATCGGACTCGGCGCGGCCGGGGCGACCTACCTTCTGGGCCTGCTGTTCGGGGCCACGGTCGGCTGACCCTCCCCCTGACCGACGACGGCGCACCCTCCCCTGGCACACAGGCGAAGGGTGCGTCTTTGCCCACATACGGTGGCCGCCGACGCCGCCCCTCGCACCCTCTGCGTAGAGTTACGTGCGGGAGGAACGTATGGACAACATCACCAGGGTGATCCTGGAGAACATCACCACGGTGCTCGCCATCGTGTTCGCACTGGCCGCCGCGGTGAGCACCTGGAGGGACCGCCGCCGCATGAGGAACGGGGTCTTCCTGCTCCTCGCGCTGGGCTTCGCGCTGCTGAGCCTGGGCCGGAATGACGAGACGGCGTGGCTGCTGCTGATCGTCGTGCTGCTCGCCATTCTCGCGGTGCCCGTGCTCGGGCTCTTCCTCGTGGTGAACGGCGTCGTCATGCTGCGGCGCGAGGGACGGTCCCTGGCGAATCTGCTGTCGCTCGCTGTGGGCCTGCTCGTGCTGTTCGCCCCCTTCCTGCTGGGGCTGCTCGAACGGTTCGCCGGAGGTCCCGAGGCGCCCATCTGGGTAAGCATGGTCCCCTTCCTTCTGTTCATGCTGGTCGCCTATGTGGGCTTCGTCTTCTGCGCGTTCCTCCTGTACTCCTTCATCTATGCGCGCACGCGGAGCAAACAGGTGCCGGATTACGTCATCATCCTCGGGTCCGGGCTGATCGGAGGCAAGGTCCCCCCGCTCCTCGCAGGGCGCTTGGACAAGGCGGTGCAGATCCACCGGGCGGCGCCCGAAGGATCCCGCCCGGTCCTGATTCCCAGTGGGGGCCAAGGGCCTGACGAGACCCGTAGCGAAGGCGCCGCCATGGCCGAATACCTGGTGGACGCGGGCGTTACGGAGACCGACGTCCTCCCGGAGACCGAGGCCCGCACGACGATGGAGAATCTCGAGTTCTCCCGGGCCCTCATGACGAAAAAGGACCCCGTCGTGACGGTCACGACCAGCAGTTACCACGTGTTCCGGGCAGCGATGTACACCCGCCGGGCGGGCATGAAGGCGGTGGTGCGGGGCTCGAAGACCGCGGCCTACTTCGTCCCGAGCGCATTCCTGCGGGAGTTCGTCGCCGTGTTCCTGCAGTACAAGTGGATCAACTTCGGCGTGTGTGCGGCGATCGTGCTCGGATGTCTCGCGCTGCTCTGGGAGTCCTACCGCTGGTCATGACATCCTCCGGAAGGTGCGGAACCGGGAATCGCGCAGCGCGCCGATGGTGTCGGTGAGGAATTTCTCGACGATCGCGAGTTCCCCATCGTCGAAGGACCGAGCCACGTCGGTCAGGGCCTCGGCCTGAACCTCCAGGATCGAAAGAACGACGTTTCGCGCGCTCTCGGTCGGATGCAGGATGTTGAAACGGCGGTCCCGGGGATCAGGCTCGCGGATCAGATATCCGGCCTTCTCCAATCGCGCGACCAGGGTGGCGCTGGATGCCGAGGAGAGGTGGAGGTGTCTTTCGATCATGCTGGCGGTGACCTGCCGGACACCGGATTCAGACAGCAGGTAACGGAGCGCAGCGAGATCAGTGGAGTTCACGTTGAGTTTCTCGCGGAGCCTCTCCCGCGCCTGCTCCACGGCGACGGTGAACTCCCGGAGATGATGGAGGGCGGTCAGGGCCTGGTCCGGACGATCGCTTTCCTGCCAGCGCCTGTCGATCACTTCGAGCGCCATCGAAAATCAGCCTTCTCGATATCGGGGTACTACGGGCCCACGATCCCGGACTTCATTCCACGCACCCGGGATCAGTGGGGCGGCGCGCCGGCCGGGGTGCTCATCGCACCCCGGCCGCGCTGACGGGCGGGGTCGTCCCGCCGGCAACCGTCAGGGCCGGCACCCTCACGATGGCGTGAGTCGATGCCGGCTCCGACGGCGGCACATCACTTGTCCTTGAAGGCGTCCTTGACGTCCTCGCCGGCCTGCTTGACGTCACCCTTGGCCTGCTGAAGCTTGCCTTCAGCCTCCAGCTTGTGGTTGTCCGTCGCCTCGCCGATGACTTCCTTGGCCTTGCCGACCGCCTGATCGGCAGCGTTCTTGGCCTTGTCCGTGAAACTCATGATGTTCGTCCTTTCCGTTGATGCAGAAAACGATGGTGTGCCCTCTGGAGAGGGCGCTGAGGTGTGGCTCTCAAGCCCGGCTCTTGCGGGTCAGAGCCCCCCAGACGACCAGGACCAGCACGGCGCCGCCGATCGCGAGCAGCCAGGACCCCAGGGACCAGAAGCTGTTGACGCCCTCGTGGAACAGTGCGGATCCGATCCAGCCGCCGACGAGGGCGCCGACGACGCCCAGGACGAGCGTCGAGAGCCAGCCGCCGCCGTGCTCACCCGGAGTGATGGCCTTGGCGATGGCGCCCGCGATCAGGCCGAGAATGATCCAACCGAGAAATCCCATGATTTTTCTCCTCAAATAGTGCTGAACAGTGTGTGGTGAAGAATGTCAGGCGGTGGCCAAAGCGGGCTGGGAGCCCGACCGATGGTCCGCGTGGTGTGTGTCAGCCGCGGCTTCGACAGCGAAGCGGACGTGACGCTGGACGAAGCTCGCATCAAGCAGCTTCTCCATGTCCGGAATGAGCCGGTCCTCGACGAGGGCCATCACGGCCACCGGATTGGCAGTGCCGGTCATCGTGTACACGGCATGCAGCACGAGCCCGTCGGAGTCCTCCTCGACCCTGACGCTCGCATCGGCCAGCGCAGGGTGCGCCTTCGCCGCGTTGACAGAGGCCCTGGCGACCAGGCTCTGGTAGCTTTCCATCTCGCTCTCCCGAAATCTCTGAAGTGTCAACTCAAGAAATGCAACCGCCCGCAGGCGGGGGAACTCGATCCTTCCTCGTCCCAGCGGCGGCGGAACGGATCTTGCGCATCACGCTAACACATAGCTCGCTTGCCTAGCTAGTCGTCGATTCGGCGCGTCACGCTGGAGGCGATTCCCGTACATCCGTGATTTTCCGGGAAGAAGCGGCGCACACGCCATTAGGTAGCTAGGCTTCCGATCCACCGCCGACCCGTCATCGGCTGCCTCATGACCGGCGGCACGCTCGTCGGATCACGAGAGCCGGGACGCGCAAAAGCCGCCCCGGTCGGTCACCGGGGCGGCTTTCGTCCTGCGTTGTTTCCGACGCCTGATCGCGGCGCCCTTTCCGGCGTCGGGGCTTCGAGGGCCCGACGCCGGAAGCGTCGTCAGTGAGCCGGGATGACCGGCTCTTCCTCCGCGTTCGCGCCGGCCAGGCGGGCGTTCCACGCCTCGATGACCTTCGCATCCGTGGGAGGAGTCATGAAGGACACCGCGATGTAGACGACGGCGGAGGAGATCAGGCCGTAGTAGATCGGCTCGTTGGCGTAGACGCCGTCGAGCGGGACCTTGGCGTTGATCTCGAGGATGATCATGGTGCCCAGGGTGACCACGGTGCCCACGGCCATCGAGACCGCCGCCCCCATGCCGGTGCCGCGCTTCCACACGAGACCGCCGAGGATCGCGACCAGCAGGCCGCCCACCAGGATGTCGTACGCGATGGTGAGAGCGGCCACCACGTCCTTGACCAGGATGGCGAGGATGATCGCCACCACGCCGAGCCCCAGGACCCAGAGACGGTTCTCCTTGACGTCCTCCTCAGGGTTCTTGTCGTGCTCCACGGCCACGTTGCGCCCGAACCAACTGGCGACGAACGGCGCCACATCGGTGCGCGCCACGGTGGCGGCCGCGATCAGAGCACCGGAGGCGGTGGACATCATGGCGGCCACGGCGGCGGCGAGGACCAGGCCGCCGATGGCGACCGGGAGGATGTGGGTGGCGACCTCGGCGTAGACCACGTCCTTACCGAGGTTCTTGACGTCGATGTTCGGCAGGGCGACGTGGGCGGCCATGCCGATCACGGCGCCGGCCAGGCCGTAGAGGATGCAGTAGACACCCGCGGTGGCGCCGCCCCAGCGGGCCACACCCGGGGTCTTGGCGGTGAACACGCGCTGCCAGATGTCCTGACCGATCAGCAGGCCGAGGGTGTAGACCACGAAGTACGTGATGATGGTCTGCACGCCGATGCCGTCCCAGTGGAAGAACGAGGCGTCCACGCGCTGCTTGATGCCGTCCCAGCCGCCGGCCGCGCCGAGGGCGAAGGGCAGCATGAGGAAGAAGACGCCGATGGTCTTGATGAAGAACTGCACCTGATCAGCCAGGGTGATGGACCACATGCCGCCGATGGTGGAGTAGACCAGCACGATCGCGCCGCCGATGGCGATCGCCAGCCAGCGGTCCCAGCCGAAGAGCACGACGAAGATGGTGGCGTAAGCGCTCGTGGACGTGGCGCAGAGCATCAGGGTGTAGGCCAGCATCACGATGCCGGAGGTCTGGGTGGCGCGCGTGCCGTACCGCAGGGTCAGCATCTGGGACACGGTGTAGATCTTGAGCTTCTGGATCATGCCCGCGAACAGCAGGCTGAGCAGCAGCACGCCGACGCCGATCGCCACGACGAGCCACATGCCGGAGATGCCGAACTTGTAGCCGAGGCCGACGCCGCCGACCGTGGACGCTCCGCCGAGGACCACGGCGGCCATGGTTCCGGTGTAGAGGAGAGGTCCGAGACGGCGTCCCGCGACCAGGAAGTCACTGTTGTTCTTGGTCCGGGACTTGCCCCAGAAACCGAAGGCCAGCATGGCCACGAGGTAGAGGATCACGATCCCCGAATTGATGATGTTTCCGTCCATGATGAACCTTACTCAAAGGGTGGTGCGCTGGGTCACGACCGTGCGTGACGACTGACACAAGGGTAAGTTTCCGCTTCAACCAAAGTCAACCAATCAGCAACAACGGGTGCATATTGGAAAACTCGCGGGTAGCACGGTGTTGCGCGCATCACCTTCCGCCGGAGCCCGTGGGGAGCCGGTCCGCGCCCACACGAACAGCTACCCGAGGGGGAGAAATGTCCGGAGAGCACCCGGCAGTACGCAATGGCGGCGACCTGGTGGTCGAGACCCTGCAGGCCCTCGGCGCCCGCACGGTGTTCGGCATCCCGGGCCAGCACGCGCTGGGCCTCTTCGACGCCATGGGCCGCGGACGACTGCACTTCGTGTCCAGCCGGATCGAGAACAACTCCGCCTTCGCCGCGGACGGCTACTCGCGCGCCACCGGACAGCCGGGCGTCCTGTTCCTCTCCACGGGCCCCGGCGCTCTGACTTCGCTGGCGGGCCTGCAGGAGGCCTACGCCACGGGCGTGCCGATGATCGTCGTCGCCAGCCAGATCCCCACAGCCGGCCTCGGGGCGAGGCGCCGCGGCATGCTCCACCAGCTCGACGACCAGGCCCTCGCCGCCTCCCAGGTGACGAAGTCCCAGCGGACCATCCAGCACGCCTCCGCCATCCCCTCCGCCCTCCGTGACGCCTGGACCGAAGCCATCACCGCCCCTCAGGGCCCGGTCTGGGTCGAGGTGCCGCAGGACATCCTCCTCGAACCCGTCAGCACTCCCCCGGTCCGGGACATCACGGCGCAAGCCCAGCCCGTCCCCGCCCGCGCCGAGCTGATCGAGGAGGCCGCCCGGCTCCTCGCCGAGGCCCGGCGGCCGCTCGTGATCGCCGGTGGCGGCGTCCGTCGCGGACAGGCCGAGGCCGCCCTCCTGGAACTGGCGGAAGCACTCGACGCCCCGGTCATCTGCTCCCCCGGCGGCAAGGGCGCCTTCCCCTGGGAACACCCGCTCTCCCTCCAGTCCTGGATCGAGGACGTGCACATGAGCGAACTGATCGAGGACGCCGACGTGCTCCTGGCCGTCGGGACATCGCTCGGCGAGGTCACGTCCAACTACTTCACTCTGGCTCCGCGGGGGCGTCTCCTCCAGATCGACGCGGAAGCCCGCGTGCTCGAGTCCAACCATCCCGCGCTCGGGATCCACGCCGACGCCGGTGAGGCGCTTCCGGCGCTGCGGAACGCCGTCGTCGGGCTGCTTTCGGAGCACGAGCCGCAGGAGCACGATGGCGCCGCCCGCGACTGGCATGGCCACTCGCCCCGCGAGGTGGTCGCCACCGCCCTGGACACCGTCCGTGACCGGCTCGCCGGCCAGGGCCTGGAGCATGAGCTGGACTTCATGGCGGCCGTCCGCGCGGCCGTGCCCGACGGGATGCAGACCTTCTGGGACATGACCATCTCCGCCTACTGGGGCTGGAGCTGCTGGGACGCCCGCGCGGGCCAGTTCCACTCCGCCCAGGGCGCCGGAGGGATCGGCTGGGCCTACGGGGCCGCGATCGGCGGGTCCGTCGGCCTCGGCGAGCGCGTCCTGGCGGTCTCCGGTGACGGGTCCTCGATGTACTCGATCTCCGAACTCGCCACGGCCCGGCAGCACGACGCCCCGGTGACCTGGCTGATCGTGGACGACGGCGGCTACGGCATTCTGCGAGAGTACATGGAGGGCGCATTCGGCCAGGCCACGGCCACCGAGCTGTCCCGGCCCGACTTCGTCGCCCTCGCCGAGTCGTTCGGAGTGCCGGCCCGCCGGGTGGCCGCGGAGAACGTCGAGCAGGCGCTGCGGGAAGCCCTCGAGGCGGAGGGGCCGAACGTCGTCGTCGTGGACACCACGCTGCGGATGTTCGCCCCGACCCACCTGGAGCGCCCGGTCACCCTCTGAGCCCGCGGCAGGGGCCCTTTAACGCCGTCGGCCCCGGGCTGGCGCGGTCTGCTTGTGACCACAGCACGCCGCCTCCGGGGCTGACAACGAGTTTCGGGTAGTAAAGGGCCTCCGTCGATCGGCGTCACCGTCCCCTCTCGCGTCGTTCACGGTCCGGCGCTTCCGTTCCGTACTCACCACTGTGGCCGAGCAACATGGGACGCGCCTTGCCGCTCCCTGGGGCGTCACTGGGAATCGCGTCGCCTCAGAAACTCGAAGAGCTCCCCGAACCCGAAAAGCTACCACCGCTCGACCCGTAGCCCGTGCTGCTGCTCGAGGAGGACGACGAGGCGGCGCTGCGAGCAGAGTCCACGGCCTGCTGACCGGCGTCGAGGCCGCTGCCGAAGTTGATCACGGAGATGATCGGGACGCGCGGGAAGGCGATGTCCACGATGCTTCCGTTGTAGCGGCGGGCGTCAGGGCGTGACGAGGACGCGGCGTCGATCTTCTCCCGCATGAGTTCGGCCTCGCGCTCCGAGCGGGTGGTGGCCGCGATCACCGCGTCGGCATGCCGCTGGAGCAGCTCCGCCATCTGCTCGCGTTCGGTTTTGAGGGCGTCCAGGGCCGCGTCCGGGGTGACGCTGCGGTCGTCCAGTCCGGCTTCCAGCCCGGATAGCCGTTGCAGCGCACCCGCCGCATGCGCGCGGAGTGCCGCGGCGGATTCGAGGCCGGCCCCGGTGGGATTCCCGTTGAGCATCTGTTCCACTTCGGACAGCTCTCCCACGAGTGCCTCGGACTGCCGGCGCCACGCGTCCCGCCAGCTCGAATTGAGGTTGAGGAGCGCGTTGGAATCGGCGATCGCATCGTCGAGACCGTCCAGGGTCTCCGCCTGGTCCCGGAAACGGACGGCGTCGGAAACTGCAGTGGCGACGGACCGCTCCTTGGGGGTCATGGCCGCGAGCTTGTCCCGGAGCGTCGTGGTGTCCCGCAACTGCTCCTCCAGGGTGTGCCAGCGTTCAAGCACGCGGGACCCGTACGCGGAGGTGTCCGGGATGGTCGACGCATTCAGCTCGGTCTCCTGGAGCTGGAGGGTGACCGAGGCATAGGCGCGGTCACCGGCGTCGAACGCCTCGGCGAACTTGCGCCGGTTGTTGGCGCGGACGCCCGCCCAGATGCCACCGCCCACCAGGGCGCCGCCTCCGACGATCCCACCCGTCCACAGCGTCGCGGGAGCCAGGTACCAGGGCCGCCCGATCCGAGAGGCGGCGGACCGCACACCCTCGATGGTGCCATCGGTCCACTGGGCCTGGCGGAAGAGCGACTTGGTGTCCTCCTGGATCGCTTTCTGCTCGTCCAGGGGGATCTTGCGGTCCTCGCCGAAGTACGTGCCCACGTGACGGCCGGTGGTGTCGAGGGCGAAGACGAAGAGGCCGTCGGCCCACTTCTGCCCGTCCGCGGTGATCCATTCGGGGTGTCGGGAGCGCGCGAAGCGGAGCACCTCTTCGTTGAGATCGTCCGACTGACTGCCGGCCCGCGTGAAGATCACGACCTTGGTGGGCTGGTAGAACGAGATCTTCTCGATCGCCGGACGGAGCTGCGGGAGGTACAGCGCACCCGCCGTGTCCTCGATTTCGAGGCTGGTCACGCCGTCGGCGCGTGCGGGCAGCGCACCGGCCAGAAGCGGCACGACGGCGGCGAACAGGAGCGCCGTCACCGCCCGGGCCGTGCGGATCGCGATGTTCACTGACCGGTTCATGGAGTCCCCCTGCCGACGCGGTGTGATGTCAGCGCCAGCCTAGCGGGTCCGCCGGGGGTGTCCATGGTCGTGCGGCACGCTGAGGACCACGTCCAGGACCCTACGCGCCGCTCAGAACTCGCTGACGTGCACCTTCTCCCCGGCCGGGCTGAAGATGCCCAGGAACTCCGTGGCGACCGGCCCGGCGGCGCCGAACCAGTGGGGCGTGGTGGTGTCGAACTCGGCGGCCTCGCCCGGGCCGAGCCGGTACTCCTGGCTGCCGAGGACGAGCCGCAGCTCCCCCGCGAGGACATACAGCCACTCATGTCCGGGGTGCACCTTCGGCTGTGGTTCCTCCGGCATGGATTTCCCGTGCAGCACGTGCTTGTACGCGCGCATCCCACTGTCGCCGCGGCTGAGCGGCAGGAGCGTCTGGCCGTACTTGCTGATCGGCTTGATGTGGACCCGGGGATCGCCCACGGCCGGGGCGCCCACCAGCTCGTCGAGCGGCACACGATAGGCGCGGGCGAGCGGATACAGCAGCTCGAGCGTCGGTTTGCGGCCGCCGGACTCGAGCCGGGACAGGGTGCTGACCGAGGTCCCGGTGAGGCCCGAGAGCTCACCCAGCGTGAGATTCCGGGCCTCACGGATCGCACGGAGCCGTGGACCGACTCCTGCCAGGAGGGAGTTCAGCTCGGAGTCGTGGGAGTCCTGTGGAGAAGCCATGGTGCGATTTTGCCACTTCAGCAAGACTGATTGCCAGTTTCGTGCGTCCAGATGAGAATGATTCACAAGAAATCTGAGGAGGACCACATGACCACCACACCCTACGACGTCGCTGTCATCGGGGGCGGGCCCGCCGGGCTCGGAGCCGCCATCGCCCTCGGCCGCTCCCGCCGCTCCGTGCTCGTGATCGATGCCGGCGAGCCACGGAACGCCCCCGCCCAGGGCGCCCACAACGTGCTCGGCCTGGAAGGCATCGCGCCGGCCGAACTCCTCTCCCGGGGCCGCTCGGAGGCGTCCGGGTACGGGGTCGCCTTCCTGAACGGCGCGGTCCGCACCGCCGCCCCCGATGACGGCGGGTTCCGCCTCACGGTCGACGCGGCGGACCGGCAGGACGCCACTGAGATCCGCGCACGCCGGCTCATCCTGGCCACCGGTCTCGTCGACGTGCTGCCCGAAGTCCCAGGGGTTCGCGAAGGATGGGGGCACTCCGTCCTCCACTGCCCCTACTGCCACGGCTGGGAGGTGCGCGACCGGCGGATCGGCATCCTGGCGAGCGACGCCCGCGCCGCACACCAGGCACTGCTGTTCCACCAGCTAAGCGATCGGGTGACCATCCTCCCCGGCTGGACCTCGCCGGCCGACGGAACACCGGGGGCCGAATGGGAGCCTGGAGAGGACGCGGCGCTGCTCGCGGCCCTCGGGGTTCCCGTGGCGTCCGCCCCGGTGACCGCGCTGAAACTGGACGGGACACAGGTACGCCGTGCGATCCTGGCCGACGGCACCAGCCTGGAGCTGGACGCCGTGGCGGTCGCGCCGTCGTTCGTCGCCCGCACGGAGATCTATGAGCAGCTCGGCGGCGATCCCGAGGAGCACCCCATGGGCCGCTTCATCCCCGCCGACCCCACGGGCCGGACGCCGGTCACCGGAGTCTGGGCCGCCGGCAACGCACAGAACCTGATGGCGATGGTCTCGGCGTCGGCGGCCGCGGGCGTGCAGGCGGGCGCCGCGGTCAACGCGGACCTCGCGCTCGAGGACGCCGAGCGCTTGCAGGACGTCGCTTAAAACACCATCGGCTGCTCCGTACGATGCCGGAATCCCCGGAAAACCCGGGAAAACGACATCGTACGGAGCAGCCGATGACTGCGTTTCAGACTCAGAGAGCCGAGTAGACCTCGCGGAGCAGCGCGGCGGTCTCGGACGGCGTCTTGCCGACCTTCACACCGGCGGCCTCGAGGGCCTCCTTCTTGGCCTGAGCCGTGCCCGCGGAGCCGGAGACGATGGCGCCGGCGTGGCCCATGGTCTTGCCCTCGGGAGCGGTGAAGCCCGCCACGTAGCCGACGACCGGCTTGGTGACATTGGCCTTGATGAAGTCGGCGGCACGCTCCTCGGCGTCGCCACCGATCTCACCGATCATGACGATGGCCTTGGTCTCCGGGTCGGCCTCGAACGCGGCCAGGGCGTCGATGTGGGTGGTGCCGATGACCGGGTCGCCGCCGATGCCGATGGCGGTGGAGAAGCCCAGGTCGCGCAGCTCGAACATCATCTGGTAGGTCAGGGTGCCGGACTTGGAGACCAGACCGATCGGGCCCTTGCCGGTGATGTTGGCCGGGGTGATGCCCACGAGGGACTCACCCGGGGTGATGATGCCGGGGCAGTTCGGGCCGATGATGCGGGTGATCTGCTTGCCGTCGGCGTCGACCTTGGACTGAGCCAGGGCCCAGAACTCGGCGGAATCCTGGACCGGCACGCCTTCGGTGATGACGACGACGAGGCCGATCTCGGCCTCGATGGCCTCGACCACGGCGGCCTTGGTGAATGCCGGCGGCACGAAGACGATCGAGACGTCAGCGCCGGTCTCGGCGATGGCTTCCTTGACGGTCCCGTACACGGGGAGCTCGACGGCGGAGCCGTCGGCCGCGGTGTGACGCACGGTGGTGCCGGCCTTGCGGGCGTTCACGCCACCGACGACGTTGGTGCCGGCCTTGAGCATCAGGGCGGTGTGCTTGGTGCCTTCGCCGCCGGTGATGCCCTGGACGATGACCTTGGAGTCCTTGTTCAGGTAGATAGACATGTTTTTACCTCTGTTATCCGGGCTTAGCGGGCGTTGGCGAGCTCGGCGGCCTTGTCGGCGCCCTCGTCCATGGTGGCGGCGAGGGTGACCAGCGGGTGGTTGGCCTCGTTGAGGATGCGGCGGCCTTCCTCCACGTTGTTGCCGTCCAGGCGGACCACCAGCGGCTTGTTGGCGGAGGAGCCGAGCTCGGCGAGCGCGCCGACGATGCCCTTGGCCACGGCGTCACAGGCGGTGATGCCGCCGAAGACGTT
This portion of the Arthrobacter woluwensis genome encodes:
- a CDS encoding NAD(P)/FAD-dependent oxidoreductase: MTTTPYDVAVIGGGPAGLGAAIALGRSRRSVLVIDAGEPRNAPAQGAHNVLGLEGIAPAELLSRGRSEASGYGVAFLNGAVRTAAPDDGGFRLTVDAADRQDATEIRARRLILATGLVDVLPEVPGVREGWGHSVLHCPYCHGWEVRDRRIGILASDARAAHQALLFHQLSDRVTILPGWTSPADGTPGAEWEPGEDAALLAALGVPVASAPVTALKLDGTQVRRAILADGTSLELDAVAVAPSFVARTEIYEQLGGDPEEHPMGRFIPADPTGRTPVTGVWAAGNAQNLMAMVSASAAAGVQAGAAVNADLALEDAERLQDVA
- a CDS encoding DUF5129 domain-containing protein translates to MNRSVNIAIRTARAVTALLFAAVVPLLAGALPARADGVTSLEIEDTAGALYLPQLRPAIEKISFYQPTKVVIFTRAGSQSDDLNEEVLRFARSRHPEWITADGQKWADGLFVFALDTTGRHVGTYFGEDRKIPLDEQKAIQEDTKSLFRQAQWTDGTIEGVRSAASRIGRPWYLAPATLWTGGIVGGGALVGGGIWAGVRANNRRKFAEAFDAGDRAYASVTLQLQETELNASTIPDTSAYGSRVLERWHTLEEQLRDTTTLRDKLAAMTPKERSVATAVSDAVRFRDQAETLDGLDDAIADSNALLNLNSSWRDAWRRQSEALVGELSEVEQMLNGNPTGAGLESAAALRAHAAGALQRLSGLEAGLDDRSVTPDAALDALKTEREQMAELLQRHADAVIAATTRSEREAELMREKIDAASSSRPDARRYNGSIVDIAFPRVPIISVINFGSGLDAGQQAVDSARSAASSSSSSSSTGYGSSGGSFSGSGSSSSF
- a CDS encoding helix-turn-helix domain-containing protein, translating into MASPQDSHDSELNSLLAGVGPRLRAIREARNLTLGELSGLTGTSVSTLSRLESGGRKPTLELLYPLARAYRVPLDELVGAPAVGDPRVHIKPISKYGQTLLPLSRGDSGMRAYKHVLHGKSMPEEPQPKVHPGHEWLYVLAGELRLVLGSQEYRLGPGEAAEFDTTTPHWFGAAGPVATEFLGIFSPAGEKVHVSEF
- the sucD gene encoding succinate--CoA ligase subunit alpha, which encodes MSIYLNKDSKVIVQGITGGEGTKHTALMLKAGTNVVGGVNARKAGTTVRHTAADGSAVELPVYGTVKEAIAETGADVSIVFVPPAFTKAAVVEAIEAEIGLVVVITEGVPVQDSAEFWALAQSKVDADGKQITRIIGPNCPGIITPGESLVGITPANITGKGPIGLVSKSGTLTYQMMFELRDLGFSTAIGIGGDPVIGTTHIDALAAFEADPETKAIVMIGEIGGDAEERAADFIKANVTKPVVGYVAGFTAPEGKTMGHAGAIVSGSAGTAQAKKEALEAAGVKVGKTPSETAALLREVYSAL
- a CDS encoding thiamine pyrophosphate-binding protein → MSGEHPAVRNGGDLVVETLQALGARTVFGIPGQHALGLFDAMGRGRLHFVSSRIENNSAFAADGYSRATGQPGVLFLSTGPGALTSLAGLQEAYATGVPMIVVASQIPTAGLGARRRGMLHQLDDQALAASQVTKSQRTIQHASAIPSALRDAWTEAITAPQGPVWVEVPQDILLEPVSTPPVRDITAQAQPVPARAELIEEAARLLAEARRPLVIAGGGVRRGQAEAALLELAEALDAPVICSPGGKGAFPWEHPLSLQSWIEDVHMSELIEDADVLLAVGTSLGEVTSNYFTLAPRGRLLQIDAEARVLESNHPALGIHADAGEALPALRNAVVGLLSEHEPQEHDGAARDWHGHSPREVVATALDTVRDRLAGQGLEHELDFMAAVRAAVPDGMQTFWDMTISAYWGWSCWDARAGQFHSAQGAGGIGWAYGAAIGGSVGLGERVLAVSGDGSSMYSISELATARQHDAPVTWLIVDDGGYGILREYMEGAFGQATATELSRPDFVALAESFGVPARRVAAENVEQALREALEAEGPNVVVVDTTLRMFAPTHLERPVTL